A portion of the Candidatus Zixiibacteriota bacterium genome contains these proteins:
- the pgsW gene encoding poly-gamma-glutamate system protein — protein sequence MKKGIAPYGLVLTLVVAVGILIVIEQYFTYSTAHENARQMNRAADLAARWFNLIGELKESRGIPLNNALNAKYRALIGDDYTDMTTTLGSLEAKETSANPDFAALMVRLMTEAGIDSTGTVGVTLSGSFPALGIATLAAIQTIGARAVVISSLGASTYGANQPGATWIDMEKWLIDNGGLKYTSSLVTYGADNDNAGGILEEGAAIMRDAARRNNYELWIPSTWKESMNRKMSMLLDSHIALLVNIGGNQTCLGTCAHSSAIPEGFHADYSGCGDVDRGLIARLAERNIPFIHLLNIKDLACRYGLPLAPGNSLAVPTGLYTTGKISKVAVVAGLVIIIQILALSNRLSLCRN from the coding sequence ATGAAAAAGGGTATTGCTCCATACGGTCTCGTGTTAACCCTGGTAGTGGCGGTGGGGATTCTCATTGTTATTGAACAGTATTTCACCTATTCCACCGCCCATGAAAACGCCCGGCAGATGAACCGCGCGGCCGATCTGGCCGCCCGGTGGTTTAATCTGATCGGAGAGCTCAAGGAATCCCGCGGGATTCCTCTGAATAACGCCTTGAATGCCAAATACCGGGCCTTGATCGGAGATGATTATACTGATATGACCACCACCCTGGGATCGCTTGAGGCCAAGGAGACATCGGCCAATCCGGATTTTGCGGCCCTGATGGTACGCCTGATGACCGAGGCCGGGATTGATTCCACCGGAACCGTGGGCGTTACTCTTTCCGGTTCTTTTCCGGCCCTGGGTATCGCCACCCTGGCCGCCATCCAGACCATCGGAGCCAGGGCAGTGGTTATCAGTTCCCTCGGGGCTTCCACCTATGGGGCCAATCAGCCCGGGGCAACTTGGATTGATATGGAAAAGTGGCTGATTGATAACGGCGGCCTGAAATATACTTCGTCATTGGTCACTTACGGGGCCGACAATGACAATGCCGGAGGTATTCTGGAGGAGGGTGCGGCCATTATGCGTGATGCCGCCCGGCGCAATAATTATGAACTCTGGATTCCATCCACCTGGAAGGAATCGATGAATAGAAAAATGTCGATGTTGCTCGATAGCCACATTGCCCTGCTGGTTAATATCGGCGGTAATCAGACATGTCTTGGAACCTGCGCCCATTCTTCGGCTATTCCCGAAGGGTTCCATGCCGACTATTCCGGGTGCGGGGATGTTGATCGAGGATTGATAGCCCGTCTGGCCGAAAGGAATATACCTTTCATACATCTTCTGAATATAAAAGATTTGGCCTGCCGGTACGGTTTGCCATTGGCTCCCGGCAACAGCCTGGCGGTCCCGACCGGATTATATACCACCGGAAAAATATCGAAAGTGGCAGTTGTCGCCGGCCTGGTGATAATAATCCAGATACTGGCTCTTTCCAATCGTTTGAGTCTTTGCCGGAATTAG
- the pgsC gene encoding poly-gamma-glutamate biosynthesis protein PgsC, producing MIYEFFFIGLVIGFLYYEMTGISPGGVVPPAYFALYIHQPNKIIMTLVLAVVVWLVIEWLGRTLIVYGRRRLLLALLLGFCLKLAIERWLQPIPMMTFDLQSIGYIIPGLIANEMSRQKAVPTLASLGIVTILIYLVILLIR from the coding sequence ATGATTTACGAATTCTTTTTCATCGGCCTGGTGATCGGTTTTTTGTACTACGAAATGACCGGCATTTCGCCGGGAGGAGTTGTTCCTCCGGCCTATTTCGCTCTTTATATTCACCAGCCTAATAAAATTATCATGACCCTGGTTCTGGCGGTGGTTGTCTGGCTCGTTATCGAATGGCTCGGCCGCACGCTGATTGTTTATGGACGGCGCCGCCTGCTTCTGGCTTTACTGCTTGGTTTCTGTCTTAAGCTGGCCATTGAACGCTGGCTACAGCCGATCCCGATGATGACTTTCGATTTGCAGTCTATCGGATATATCATCCCCGGCCTGATCGCCAATGAAATGTCAAGACAGAAAGCCGTCCCGACTCTGGCCTCGCTGGGAATCGTGACTATCCTGATTTATCTGGTGATTTTATTGATACGGTGA
- a CDS encoding dockerin type I repeat-containing protein produces MKVNLLLLIAIIIMTVNSNAQVITSGDITVHIDSIINEIPGATPEGLYLQPGASSRALWRGVIQGILSGDYAAANMQASGINYQVVQFTDNSVTPAKVYYILERTPESTSRYWGTYVFNPAPARSKLVIQCPHPKYDRNTGKQGFRVFYQAGARAYFVAGIHRCNGITFSSCDGTTTACSEESEAYRYSDQPHVVLGTFQITTEEMLAVIPDMIVVQPHGFSQDSGDPDIIMSNGTYFTPEIDYLLNLRDNLLTQDASLTFKVAHIDLEWTKLVARTNTQGRLINNSPDPCGTYATSVTGRFLHLEQTYSGLRDTEANWQKLVNAVIMTFPDDCGCYPGDANNSGAVNILDATYIINYLYRGGLPPSPYATCSGDANCNGGVNIMDATYLINYLYKNGPAPCSCLIWTADYGAPY; encoded by the coding sequence ATGAAAGTGAACCTTTTGCTGTTAATTGCAATCATTATCATGACCGTTAATTCTAACGCTCAGGTAATCACAAGCGGTGATATTACCGTTCATATCGACAGCATCATAAACGAAATACCGGGGGCGACTCCGGAAGGATTGTATCTGCAACCGGGTGCATCGTCTCGTGCGTTATGGCGCGGCGTTATCCAGGGAATCTTATCCGGTGATTATGCGGCCGCCAATATGCAGGCGTCCGGAATAAATTACCAGGTGGTTCAATTCACTGATAATTCGGTTACACCGGCGAAGGTTTATTACATTCTTGAAAGAACTCCGGAATCAACCTCCCGGTACTGGGGTACATACGTTTTCAATCCGGCCCCTGCCCGCAGTAAACTCGTTATTCAATGCCCCCACCCCAAATATGATCGGAATACCGGCAAGCAGGGTTTCAGAGTTTTTTATCAGGCCGGGGCCAGGGCTTACTTTGTGGCGGGAATTCATCGTTGCAACGGTATAACATTTAGCTCGTGTGATGGAACAACGACTGCCTGTTCCGAGGAATCCGAGGCGTATCGATATTCAGATCAGCCCCATGTGGTTCTGGGGACTTTTCAGATCACAACCGAGGAAATGCTGGCGGTAATTCCGGATATGATAGTCGTTCAGCCTCATGGTTTTTCACAGGATAGCGGGGATCCGGATATTATTATGAGTAACGGGACATATTTTACGCCGGAGATCGATTATCTTTTGAATCTTCGGGATAATCTTCTTACCCAGGACGCTTCGTTGACTTTTAAAGTGGCTCATATTGACCTTGAATGGACCAAATTGGTAGCCAGAACCAATACCCAGGGACGGTTGATCAATAACAGCCCCGATCCATGCGGAACCTACGCCACCTCGGTAACCGGCCGATTCCTTCATCTGGAACAGACATACAGCGGGTTACGCGATACCGAAGCCAACTGGCAGAAACTAGTTAATGCCGTCATCATGACTTTTCCCGATGACTGCGGGTGTTATCCCGGAGATGCTAACAACAGCGGTGCTGTTAATATTCTGGATGCCACCTATATAATTAATTACCTGTATCGGGGGGGCTTACCTCCGAGTCCATATGCCACCTGTTCCGGTGATGCCAATTGTAATGGTGGTGTCAACATTATGGATGCGACCTATCTGATAAATTACCTTTATAAAAATGGTCCCGCTCCATGTTCTTGTCTGATATGGACGGCGGATTATGGTGCACCATATTGA
- the pgsB gene encoding poly-gamma-glutamate synthase PgsB translates to MYTPFALLLFLIILLIYESIDIDRKVSGIKTRIHINGTRGKSSITRYIAAGMRASEQTTIAKITGVRPTIIGPDGKSCLIKRRGCARVQEQFTIINRAARMNAGCLVLECMSILPEYQKVESRKFRPHIYVLTNILDDHREKLGRQIEDQAAGICSAIPSNTRVLTVKNDYLDTIRKYAGKKNSRVIVVDDLDGQIKSSVPEGVFPANVALALAACTEAGVSPNIALPAILEEAGISGERPIDLNRLGSKALFINGFAVNDTPSAEKYITCWQRMYPQYENLFIIFNSRADRPLRSEAFAAWMGRIPDLAGIILIGNHAPYMKKTLVHSGISPAHIMVWTKNDIIRAGEKLLELKINDALIVGLGNISGDGFRVIETLAGEIGS, encoded by the coding sequence ATGTATACTCCGTTTGCATTACTGCTTTTTCTCATAATTCTGCTTATTTATGAGAGTATTGATATCGATCGAAAAGTAAGCGGTATCAAGACACGGATTCACATCAATGGAACTCGTGGTAAATCGAGCATAACGAGATATATTGCCGCAGGGATGCGGGCTTCCGAACAGACCACTATTGCCAAAATAACGGGCGTGCGTCCGACAATAATCGGTCCCGACGGCAAAAGCTGTCTGATCAAGCGCCGGGGATGCGCCCGGGTACAGGAGCAATTCACGATTATAAACCGGGCCGCCCGGATGAACGCCGGTTGTCTGGTTCTGGAATGCATGTCCATACTTCCTGAATACCAGAAGGTAGAAAGCCGAAAATTCCGACCGCATATCTACGTCCTGACCAATATCCTCGATGATCATCGCGAGAAACTGGGCCGTCAAATTGAGGATCAGGCGGCCGGTATCTGTTCAGCCATTCCTTCCAATACCAGGGTTTTGACGGTTAAAAATGATTATCTGGATACCATAAGGAAATACGCTGGAAAGAAAAACAGCCGGGTTATTGTTGTTGATGACCTTGATGGTCAGATTAAAAGTTCCGTACCTGAGGGTGTTTTTCCCGCCAATGTGGCCCTGGCTCTGGCGGCCTGTACCGAGGCCGGGGTTAGTCCCAATATAGCCCTGCCGGCGATTCTGGAAGAAGCGGGGATTTCGGGAGAGCGGCCGATAGATTTGAACCGTTTAGGGTCAAAAGCTCTGTTCATTAATGGATTTGCCGTCAATGATACTCCTTCGGCGGAAAAGTATATCACCTGCTGGCAGAGGATGTATCCCCAGTATGAAAATCTTTTTATAATATTCAACAGCCGCGCCGACCGCCCCCTGCGATCGGAGGCTTTTGCTGCATGGATGGGGCGGATACCCGATCTGGCGGGAATAATTTTGATCGGTAACCACGCTCCCTATATGAAAAAAACCCTGGTGCATTCGGGAATATCTCCGGCACATATTATGGTCTGGACGAAAAATGATATTATCAGGGCCGGTGAAAAACTCCTGGAATTAAAAATCAACGATGCCCTGATAGTCGGTCTGGGAAATATCAGCGGTGATGGTTTCAGGGTTATCGAAACTCTTGCGGGAGAAATCGGGTCATGA
- a CDS encoding aspartate/glutamate racemase family protein — MKISFSRILQFLFIMPLILFGLSCSHGNKVHDNLQDRLAKFHQKDKVTIILTDSGLGGLSVAADIEHRLRDYGLFGEVSMVYFNALPDESRPYNGMSSTAEKVITFNSALNSMATNYHPDLILIACNTLSVIYAQTEFSRQMEIPVVDIVKFGVDLIYDKLKNDSGGVAVILGTPTTIGQDTHRRLLIARGIDSTKILTQGCDMLESEIQVDPKSDMVSAMIEMYASEVLESISRTDRNRLYVGLCCTHYGYTREIFQQVFERTWGGTVEALDPNSIMSGFLFDDKYNNRHDNTAITVTVVSQARLNQDEIASIGVMIRPVSPATAEALINYVYNPNLFKF; from the coding sequence ATGAAAATATCTTTTTCACGAATCCTGCAGTTTCTATTCATTATGCCGCTAATACTGTTCGGCCTGTCATGTTCCCACGGGAATAAAGTCCATGACAATCTCCAGGACCGCCTTGCGAAATTCCATCAGAAAGACAAAGTCACCATCATTTTGACCGATTCCGGTCTGGGCGGGCTTTCGGTAGCCGCCGATATTGAACATAGACTCCGGGATTATGGCCTTTTTGGTGAGGTCAGTATGGTATATTTCAATGCTCTGCCGGACGAAAGCCGCCCGTACAACGGCATGAGCAGTACCGCCGAAAAGGTAATTACCTTTAACTCCGCTCTCAACAGTATGGCCACAAATTATCATCCCGATTTAATCCTGATCGCCTGCAATACTCTTTCGGTTATCTACGCGCAAACTGAATTCTCGCGACAGATGGAGATTCCGGTGGTCGATATAGTTAAATTCGGAGTTGATTTAATTTATGATAAATTAAAAAATGACAGCGGTGGTGTCGCAGTTATCCTTGGTACTCCAACTACGATCGGCCAGGATACGCACCGGAGGCTTTTAATTGCCAGGGGTATTGACTCTACCAAAATTTTGACCCAGGGTTGCGATATGCTGGAAAGCGAAATTCAGGTCGATCCGAAAAGCGATATGGTTTCGGCCATGATCGAAATGTATGCCAGCGAGGTGCTGGAATCCATTTCTCGAACGGACCGGAACAGGTTGTATGTAGGTTTGTGTTGCACTCATTATGGTTATACCCGGGAAATCTTCCAGCAGGTTTTTGAACGGACCTGGGGCGGGACAGTCGAAGCTCTCGATCCCAATAGTATCATGAGTGGATTTTTATTCGATGATAAGTATAATAATCGCCATGATAATACCGCCATAACGGTTACGGTGGTATCTCAGGCCCGATTGAACCAGGATGAGATAGCCTCAATCGGAGTCATGATCCGGCCGGTTTCTCCAGCCACCGCCGAGGCGCTGATCAATTATGTTTATAATCCAAACCTGTTTAAATTCTGA
- a CDS encoding gamma-glutamyltransferase family protein — protein sequence MSVNHRKIYDPSVILRLIIILILAAGSTLSQDVLPGSEIARGTQGMVATAHPLASQAALEMLKQGGNAVDAAVAAAFAIGVVEPDGSGLGGGGGMVIYLNREKESYYINYYQRASENVGDIDYDPDNDRLTAKSILVPGTVAGLTMALENFGTLSLNTVLEPAIRYAEEGFPLDNTLAQILLDNTSLVEKNPATAEVFLEEGFPRMEGDTLRQPGLAATLKEIARNGCDGFYKGHVAETIVGEIRRRGGVITMNDFKNYRAILTKPLEADYRGYKIITANAPQSGVSVLQSLNMLERTDLAKMGHYSQSARSLHLMAETFRRSYADRWTYLGDPEYIHVPLTGMISDRYATERFMEINQYKADPRKYRETAAGNPAKYDSEKTVDDQKAITPATDKTYFDDENEEGKSSYDDWGEDMFDSWGKKKKKVQSAGSEKTPPGNSDTTTKTPGFEEEFDGHTTHLSVIDRAGNMVSLTQTLGTFFGSGITAGGVLLNCGMSNFSRTSLANVPQPGKQPRSSIAPTVVLKNDKPFMLLGSPGASRIICTVVELIVNAIDFGMDINQANLAPRFYCQKFEDYLYLENGISENVQNQLEKMGHALKVYNARDLFFGGAQLIYIDPVDGIYYGSADIRRGGVAIGF from the coding sequence ATGAGTGTGAACCACAGGAAAATATATGACCCCTCGGTAATCCTGCGGCTGATAATTATTCTTATTCTGGCCGCGGGATCAACTCTGTCTCAGGATGTTCTTCCCGGTAGCGAGATTGCCCGCGGAACGCAGGGGATGGTTGCCACGGCACATCCACTGGCCTCGCAGGCCGCGCTTGAAATGCTGAAACAGGGCGGTAATGCTGTTGATGCCGCGGTTGCGGCGGCTTTTGCTATCGGAGTTGTCGAACCGGATGGATCAGGTTTAGGCGGCGGTGGGGGAATGGTGATCTACCTTAACCGGGAAAAAGAATCATACTATATCAATTATTATCAGCGGGCCTCGGAAAATGTCGGCGATATCGATTATGATCCCGATAATGATCGTCTGACGGCTAAATCGATTCTGGTTCCCGGAACAGTTGCCGGTCTGACAATGGCTCTGGAGAATTTTGGAACCCTGTCTCTCAATACCGTCCTTGAACCAGCCATAAGGTATGCCGAAGAGGGTTTTCCTCTGGATAATACCCTGGCCCAGATTCTTCTGGATAACACCAGCCTGGTCGAGAAGAATCCAGCCACGGCTGAGGTGTTTCTTGAAGAAGGTTTTCCGCGTATGGAAGGAGATACTCTTCGTCAGCCGGGATTGGCCGCCACTCTCAAGGAAATTGCCCGGAACGGATGTGACGGTTTTTACAAGGGTCATGTGGCCGAAACCATCGTGGGCGAAATCCGGCGACGCGGCGGGGTGATAACCATGAATGACTTTAAAAATTACCGGGCCATTCTGACCAAACCGCTGGAGGCGGATTATAGGGGCTACAAAATCATCACGGCCAATGCACCGCAATCGGGCGTCAGTGTTCTTCAATCGCTCAATATGCTGGAAAGAACCGATTTGGCCAAAATGGGTCATTACAGTCAATCGGCCCGGTCACTGCACCTGATGGCGGAAACCTTCCGGCGAAGTTACGCCGACCGCTGGACATATCTCGGGGATCCCGAATATATCCATGTTCCGCTCACTGGCATGATTTCGGACCGCTATGCCACCGAACGATTTATGGAAATCAACCAGTACAAAGCCGATCCCCGGAAATACCGCGAGACAGCCGCCGGTAATCCGGCCAAGTACGATTCCGAAAAAACCGTCGACGATCAAAAAGCAATTACACCGGCGACCGATAAAACGTATTTCGATGATGAGAATGAAGAGGGAAAGTCCTCCTATGATGATTGGGGCGAAGATATGTTCGACAGCTGGGGGAAGAAGAAGAAAAAAGTGCAGTCGGCCGGCTCCGAAAAGACGCCGCCGGGCAATTCCGATACCACGACAAAAACACCGGGATTCGAGGAAGAATTCGATGGCCACACCACCCATCTGTCGGTGATCGACCGAGCCGGGAACATGGTATCGCTGACCCAGACGCTGGGCACCTTTTTCGGCTCCGGGATAACCGCCGGGGGGGTTCTGTTGAATTGCGGGATGTCGAATTTCTCCAGGACTTCATTGGCCAATGTCCCTCAACCGGGTAAACAACCGCGTAGTTCCATTGCGCCGACGGTGGTTTTGAAAAACGATAAACCTTTTATGTTACTCGGTTCACCTGGAGCCAGCCGCATTATTTGTACCGTTGTCGAATTGATCGTCAATGCTATCGATTTCGGTATGGATATCAACCAGGCCAACCTGGCTCCAAGATTCTATTGCCAGAAATTCGAGGATTACCTTTATCTCGAGAATGGCATCAGTGAAAATGTCCAGAATCAGCTTGAGAAAATGGGGCACGCTCTGAAAGTATATAATGCCCGCGACCTGTTTTTCGGTGGGGCACAGTTGATATATATAGATCCCGTGGACGGGATATACTATGGATCGGCCGACATTCGCCGAGGAGGTGTGGCCATAGGATTTTGA
- a CDS encoding succinylglutamate desuccinylase/aspartoacylase family protein, producing MMQRHHITAVIILGIMALAGGLASADFLDMYRPIDVYPSSGLTGIGNLSDYLPSIKGTQADTKIYFFDSGHPGGTALLLGGTHPNEPAAFLAAVMVLENVMIDKGRILVIPQACRSGFTCTDPFEAYPQDYTITTPTGPRRFPFGSRVANPLDQWPDPLVYSHYPSGQRLSGFETRNLNRSYPGRPNGTFSEKLGYAIIRLIEMENVDIAFDLHEAAPEIPIINAIVYHEKGEDIALSAVLELEFEGLRYSPEMSPINFRGLSHREWGDHTKAIPFLMETSNVIQGRLRGKTNTDLIIKGESPRYREALESGALRIEYDPDGQPVEMRVGRHVQGFRALISAYNEYYPEKPVEIKNLPSFSEMMEKGVGYYLSEKK from the coding sequence ATGATGCAGAGACACCATATAACAGCCGTGATAATCCTGGGTATTATGGCTCTGGCAGGCGGGCTGGCGTCTGCGGATTTTCTGGATATGTACCGTCCGATCGATGTATATCCGTCATCGGGTTTGACCGGAATCGGGAATCTAAGCGATTATTTGCCTTCAATTAAGGGAACGCAGGCCGATACCAAAATATATTTCTTCGACAGCGGCCATCCCGGAGGGACGGCTTTATTACTGGGCGGGACTCACCCCAACGAACCGGCCGCTTTTCTGGCGGCTGTGATGGTCCTGGAAAATGTTATGATTGATAAGGGAAGAATTCTGGTTATCCCTCAAGCCTGCCGGAGTGGCTTCACCTGCACTGATCCATTCGAAGCCTATCCTCAGGATTACACAATAACCACTCCCACCGGGCCAAGGCGGTTTCCGTTCGGTTCGCGGGTAGCAAACCCGCTCGATCAGTGGCCGGATCCTCTGGTGTACTCCCACTATCCCTCCGGACAGCGTCTCTCAGGTTTTGAGACCAGGAATCTGAACAGATCCTATCCCGGCCGGCCCAATGGCACCTTTTCGGAGAAACTCGGTTATGCCATCATCCGGTTAATTGAAATGGAAAATGTCGATATTGCTTTCGACTTGCATGAGGCGGCCCCGGAAATACCCATAATCAATGCCATTGTCTATCATGAAAAAGGCGAGGATATTGCCCTGAGCGCCGTCCTTGAGCTGGAATTCGAGGGCTTGCGTTATTCCCCGGAAATGTCGCCGATAAACTTCCGCGGTTTAAGCCACCGGGAGTGGGGAGATCACACCAAGGCGATTCCATTTCTAATGGAAACCAGCAATGTTATCCAGGGGCGCTTGCGCGGTAAAACCAATACCGATTTGATTATCAAAGGAGAAAGCCCCCGGTATCGGGAAGCCCTTGAATCCGGCGCCCTGAGAATCGAGTATGATCCCGATGGTCAACCGGTGGAAATGAGAGTGGGGCGACATGTTCAAGGATTTAGGGCTTTGATATCTGCTTATAATGAATATTACCCGGAGAAACCGGTTGAAATAAAAAACCTGCCCTCATTTTCCGAAATGATGGAAAAGGGGGTAGGGTATTACTTGAGTGAAAAAAAGTAA